A genomic segment from Panulirus ornatus isolate Po-2019 chromosome 20, ASM3632096v1, whole genome shotgun sequence encodes:
- the LOC139755895 gene encoding uncharacterized protein, with amino-acid sequence MTVEVCTRVGVRVSAAPGALKDETQPGGGTSPAHETSEAPTPRPKFMITDILAQHKPTPTSTQSEVSAPPTPPIEEPKDLSLARSHAEDDDIDLEGDASHDEDDPDNNETETSGGCAEGSGPPPCKKQRKARTAFTDNQLQTLEKSFERQKYLSVQDRMELAAKLNLTDTQVKTWYQNRRTKWKRQTAVGLELLAEAGNYAAVQRIYSAPYGWPYPPQPSSAAAAAAAAAALSPAAASVDLYYRQAAAAAALQKPLAYRLYPPGLPILPPVPSDPLRDALRPEALRPDTIRPEALRPEVRHDALRHEMLRQDLRSETLRPEALRPDVLRSLASSMAGGSPLAGSSLTVTASLPSSPLTSPLSSSASPSPLSSGGPLPAPSLPPYYRSEAAASQV; translated from the exons ATGACCGTGGAAGTGTGCACGAGGGTGGGCGTGCGGGTCTCGGCGGCCCCAGGGGCTCTCAAGGACGAGACGCAACCCGGAGGTGGTACTTCGCCCGCCCACGAGACCTCGGAAGCCCCCACGCCCCGGCCGAAGTTCATGATAACAGACATCCTCGCCCAGCACAAGCCGACCCCGACCTCCACCCAGAGCGAGGTCTCGGCGCCGCCCACGCCCCCTATAGAGGAACCGAAGGACCTGAGCCTCGCCCGCTCGCACGCCGAGGATGACGACATCGACCTCGAAGGCGACGCGAGCCACGACGAGGACGACCCCGACAACAACGAGACAG AGACTAGCGGTGGATGTGCAGAGGGTTCAGGTCCTCCGCCTTGCAAGAAGCAGCGTAAGGCCCGCACGGCCTTCACGGACAACCAGCTGCAGACGCTGGAGAAGAGCTTCGAGCGTCAGAAGTACCTGAGTGTTCAGGATCGCATGGAACTGGCGGCCAAGCTGAACCTGACCGACACCCAGGTCAAGACCTGGTACCAGAACAGACG GACTAAGTGGAAGCGTCAGACGGCCGTGGGTCTGGAGCTGCTGGCGGAGGCTGGGAACTACGCCGCCGTGCAGCGTATCTACAGCGCGCCTTACGGCTGGCCTTACCCGCCGCAGCCGTCTtctgccgccgctgccgccgccgccgccgcggcACTCAGCCCCGCCGCCGCCTCCGTCGACCTGTACTACCGTCAAGCGGCCGCAGCCGCAGCCTTACAGAAGCCTCTGGCGTACCGCCTGTACCCGCCCGGCCTGCCGATCCTGCCGCCAGTGCCTTCCGATCCACTCAGGGACGCACTCAGACCCGAGGCCCTCAGGCCGGACACGATCAGACCCGAAGCCCTGCGGCCGGAAGTGCGTCACGACGCCCTGCGGCACGAGATGCTGCGGCAGGACCTCCGCTCCGAGACGCTGCGGCCCGAGGCGCTGCGACCAGACGTGCTCCGCTCTCTGGCCTCCTCTATGGCAGGAGGGTCGCCCCTGGCCGGGTCTTCCCTCACCGTGAcagcctcccttccttcctctcctctcacctccccgctctcctcctccgcctctccctcccctctctcctccggCGGGCCCCTGCCAGCGCCGTCCTTGCCGCCCTACTACCGCTCAGAGGCCGCGGCGTCGCAGGTCTAA